The Planococcus donghaensis genome contains a region encoding:
- the eutS gene encoding ethanolamine utilization microcompartment protein EutS — translation MSEEKKRFIQEFVPGKQLTLSHLIANPDPDMFVKLGIPMAGALGIMTCTPSETVIIAADLATKAANVSIGFLDRFTGSLVIVGTVSEVDMAMQEINRFLSEKLGYTPAKITLS, via the coding sequence ATGAGTGAAGAGAAAAAACGATTTATCCAAGAGTTTGTACCAGGTAAACAGTTAACGTTGAGTCATTTAATCGCCAATCCAGATCCGGATATGTTTGTGAAACTCGGGATTCCGATGGCGGGAGCTTTAGGAATCATGACGTGTACGCCAAGTGAAACGGTGATTATTGCAGCGGATTTAGCGACAAAAGCTGCAAATGTCTCGATCGGGTTTTTAGACCGATTTACGGGGAGTTTGGTAATTGTCGGGACAGTATCCGAAGTAGACATGGCCATGCAAGAGATTAATCGATTTTTGTCAGAAAAACTAGGGTATACACCAGCAAAAATCACCCTATCATAA